The sequence GGCGCCGGGGTCGAGGTCGAAGGCGATCCCACCGAGCTTCCCGGCTGGGACGAAGGCCGCTACGTGGTGCAGGACGAAACGTCGATGAAAGCCGCACCGCTTCTGGCCCCGCGTCCCGGCGAACGTGTGCTCGACCTGGCCGCCGCTCCCGGAGGGAAGACCGCCCATCTGGCCGACCTCATGGAGGGACGCGGCCTTCTCGTCGCGGTCGATCTTCCCGGCCGCATCGAACTCGTGCGGGAAACCGTCCGGCGCCTCGGGCTCTCCCACGTCCGCCTGGTGGCGGCGGACGGAACGCGGGCGGCCTTCCGGGAACCCTTCGACGCGATCCTGCTGGACGCCCCCTGCTCCAACACCGGCGTGCTCGCCCGCCGGCCCGACGTGCGCTGGCGCCTGCGGGAAGCCGACATCGCCGGCGCCGCGGCGCTCCAGCGGCGCCTCCTCGAAAACGCCGCGCGGCTTCTCAAGCCCGGCGGACGGCTGGTCTACTCCACCTGCAGTCTGGAGCCCGAAGAGAACCGCGTGGACGTTCCCGGACTCCGCGTCCTTCACGAGGAGTGGATCCTGCCGACGGAACGGGCGTCGGGCGGGTACATGGCGCTGGCCGTCCGGGAAGGGACTTAAGCGCCGCCTCCGAGCAGGTCGTGGAGGCGGAAGGCGTGGTGGACCGCCGACTCCATCTCGTCGGGCCGGTGGATGAGGTCTTCCGTCCGCAGCCGGAACAGAGCGCGGGAGTCGCCGCGCGGGGAGATCTTCAGCCGGAAGTCGCGCACGCCGGGGAGACGCGAGAGGACGACGAGGCTTTCGACCAGCGGCGAAGGGGCGGCGCTTTCGGGAGCGCCGTCCGTCAGAAGCTCCCGGATCGTCGCCGCGGCGGCCGCGTCCGCGTAGATATCCGCCGCCTCGTCGACGAGCGGCTCGGCGGACGGCACGCGTCCGAGAACGCGCCAGCCTTCCGCGGCGAACGCCCAGGGCGGGCGCACCGGGCGCCGGCTCCGGAAGATCGCCCGGACGATCGGGTCCGGCCCCGGATCCAGGCGCACGGCCACCGCGTCCTCGGCGGGGAGAAAAAGGACCGCCGGCCGTCCCTCGTGGACGAGACGCAGATGCGGCGGCCCCAGGAAGGTGGATTCCATCCTCACGGAGTCGAAGCGCCCGCGAAGCCGGTCGGCCAGATCTCTGAGGCGCCGCGTCCGGTCCCGGGACCCCCGGGTCATCTCGTAAACCACCCGCACGGGGACCGCCAGGATCACCAGTCCGATCCCCACGAGCACGAACGTCTCGATCCCGTCCGGTATTTCGGGCATCCCTTTCCTTACGATCCCTCCGGCGTCCGCCGGTTACGGAATCCGCACGCTCACGACGGCCGTGTAGAGCAGTCCGCGGTCCCGCCGAGCCGACTCCAGAAGCGTGTCGAGCGACGGCCGCGGCGTGAAACTCGAACGCGTTCCGTTGGCCGTGACGGCGAGCGGGCGGCTGAAATCGATCATTCTCTCGTGCAAGTATATCCGGAGTTCCCTGGCCCCGGAGGCGGTCACCCGGATTTCGTTGGCGTCGCGCCGAATCTCCGCGCGGACCCGGACCTCGCCCGCCAGCGCGCGCCGGGTCTCCAGAACGTCGCCCTCGAAGTCCGTGAAGCGGCGCTCCACCCGTTCCGGTTCCCGGAAGGCCTCGATTTCCAGCCAGAAGGCCCGGTTGAAGAGGCGCTCGGAGGTCGCCAGACCCGCGCGGAGCGGATAGGCGTCGCGCCGGCGGGCGGACATCCAGTCCAGGACCGCGCCGTTCTCCTGGGTGAACGCTTCGTGTCCCCCTTCCGGGTATTCGCGGTAGACGAGAGGCGCTCCGAGCTCTTCGAGCCGCGCGCGGGCCTGTTTCACCCAGGCGTAGGGGAGCTTGGGGTCGCGCGCCCCGACGATCCAGGTGACGGGCGTGGCCAGGAGGTTTTCCAATCCCTCGGCCTCGACGGGCGCGTCCGGTCCCGGCGCGGTGCGCCGGAAGGCCGGTCCGCCCGAACGGGCGCAGACGGCTGCGAAGCGGTCGGGATAGGCGCAGGCGAGCTGGAAGGCGCCGTTTCCTCCCATGGAAGCCCCGTCCAGGAACACGCGGTCGGGGTCGATCGCGAAGGACGCGGCCGTTTCGCGCAGCGCGGTGAAGACGTAGGCGTGGCCCAGGAGGGACCTTCCCCATCCGCCGCGTCCGGCCGTGGGGGCCAGGACGAACCAGTCCTCGAGCCGGGCCGACTCCGGAAGCCATCGCCGCAGCGCGTCGTCCGCGGTTCCGCTCTGGCCGTGGAGGAGGACGAGGATCGGCCACCGCCGGGAGGGCGTGTAGCGCGCGGGGACGCGAAGGAGATATTCGAAGGGCGCGGCCCGGGGATGATCGGCGACGGTCTTCCGGCGCACCGTCGCGCCGGGGGCGGCGCTTTCGGAAAAGGCGGGAATGCTTTCCCGGATCGCGCGTTCGGCCTCCGCGAGGGACATCCGGATTTCCGCGCGGATCGCGGAGCGCGTCCGGGGATCCGGTTCGCGGAGGTACCGTTCCAGGGCGGATTCCTGAAGCGCCGGCAGGAGCAGAAAAAGAAGCTTCTGCGCCATCCAGCCATTGTACGCCGCGCGGTGGCGCTCCGCGGCGGTCGCGTGCTATCATGCGCCGCATGCCGTTCGACGGCGCTTTTCTCAAGACGCTCGAGGCCCTCA comes from Planctomycetota bacterium and encodes:
- a CDS encoding transcription antitermination factor NusB, whose protein sequence is MARNVRDLAARVLEEAERGRAFVDDVLAAHRTAGLSRRDRALLTALVYGVTRRRRTLDWLIDRCAARVDPRVRQHLRVALFQIRYLTRVPRHAAVHEAVELAKGFGRRAAGFVNAVLRRAADLELPDHLGVRTSHPDWLLERWRRRFSREELLRILEADNAALPVTARDRRTGAGVEVEGDPTELPGWDEGRYVVQDETSMKAAPLLAPRPGERVLDLAAAPGGKTAHLADLMEGRGLLVAVDLPGRIELVRETVRRLGLSHVRLVAADGTRAAFREPFDAILLDAPCSNTGVLARRPDVRWRLREADIAGAAALQRRLLENAARLLKPGGRLVYSTCSLEPEENRVDVPGLRVLHEEWILPTERASGGYMALAVREGT
- a CDS encoding PHB depolymerase family esterase; this encodes MAQKLLFLLLPALQESALERYLREPDPRTRSAIRAEIRMSLAEAERAIRESIPAFSESAAPGATVRRKTVADHPRAAPFEYLLRVPARYTPSRRWPILVLLHGQSGTADDALRRWLPESARLEDWFVLAPTAGRGGWGRSLLGHAYVFTALRETAASFAIDPDRVFLDGASMGGNGAFQLACAYPDRFAAVCARSGGPAFRRTAPGPDAPVEAEGLENLLATPVTWIVGARDPKLPYAWVKQARARLEELGAPLVYREYPEGGHEAFTQENGAVLDWMSARRRDAYPLRAGLATSERLFNRAFWLEIEAFREPERVERRFTDFEGDVLETRRALAGEVRVRAEIRRDANEIRVTASGARELRIYLHERMIDFSRPLAVTANGTRSSFTPRPSLDTLLESARRDRGLLYTAVVSVRIP